From one Dyella sp. 2HG41-7 genomic stretch:
- a CDS encoding glycoside hydrolase family 17 yields the protein MSPPSKNVAHYGLAWLTLVLATLAGLAWWWQIGRPVDLPDAPSARIACVSYAPFRKVGETPFDRNFIITPQRIDEDLRALSQRFDCVRTYSQSNGLAAIPAIAARYHMQVLMGIWLSGLPKQNEKEIEQGIATANANPGVIRGVIVGNEVLLRGELSPKHIIEYIQRVRAGIPAAIPVTYADVWEDWVRHPEMAKAVDFVTIHILPYWENDPVAAVDAVPHVEDVYARMQHMFPGKQVMIGETGWPSAGRLRRSAEPSLVDEALYIRSFLRYAARIHMPYNVIETFDQPWKRALEGTVGGYWGIFDSNAKPKFPMFGPVTEDPTWWLGWLAGGMGALAFLAIGGSRRGWHGIRGWIALLLAGFASGTAVMWQIRQMRYACELPWEWILSSACLLGGLAIAAVLARRIAAHLADHHDHSEPAQWWRFGAMFALTFYDILMAFDGRYLDFPMGLFALPCVAYGVFGLLTHEKSMPSAEQRFLACVGPALAIAPIVQEMGMNKVTWLWLGLNLAIALPVLVAWRWHAVRLRAHQPQTAH from the coding sequence ATGTCGCCTCCGTCAAAAAACGTAGCTCATTACGGACTTGCCTGGTTGACGCTGGTGCTGGCCACGCTCGCCGGTCTGGCGTGGTGGTGGCAAATCGGACGGCCGGTCGACTTGCCGGATGCGCCATCGGCGCGCATCGCGTGCGTGTCTTACGCACCGTTCCGCAAAGTGGGCGAAACGCCGTTCGACCGCAACTTCATCATCACGCCGCAACGCATTGACGAAGACCTGCGGGCGTTGTCGCAACGCTTCGATTGCGTGCGCACGTATTCGCAGAGCAATGGACTGGCCGCGATTCCGGCCATCGCTGCGCGCTATCACATGCAGGTGCTGATGGGCATCTGGTTGAGCGGCCTGCCGAAGCAAAACGAAAAAGAGATCGAGCAGGGCATCGCCACCGCCAATGCGAATCCCGGCGTGATTCGCGGCGTGATCGTCGGCAACGAAGTACTTTTGCGCGGCGAGCTTTCGCCCAAGCACATTATCGAATACATCCAGCGCGTGCGAGCCGGCATACCGGCCGCCATCCCTGTCACTTACGCCGACGTGTGGGAAGACTGGGTTCGACATCCGGAGATGGCCAAGGCGGTGGATTTCGTCACCATCCACATCTTGCCGTACTGGGAAAACGATCCGGTCGCCGCTGTCGATGCCGTGCCTCATGTCGAAGATGTGTACGCACGCATGCAGCACATGTTTCCCGGCAAGCAGGTAATGATCGGCGAGACCGGTTGGCCAAGCGCGGGGCGTCTGCGTCGTTCCGCTGAACCTAGCTTGGTCGACGAAGCGTTGTATATACGCAGCTTTCTGCGTTACGCCGCGCGGATACATATGCCTTACAACGTGATCGAAACCTTCGATCAGCCGTGGAAACGTGCATTGGAAGGTACCGTCGGCGGTTACTGGGGCATTTTCGATTCCAACGCGAAGCCTAAATTCCCGATGTTCGGTCCGGTGACGGAAGACCCAACATGGTGGTTGGGATGGTTAGCCGGCGGCATGGGCGCGCTTGCATTCTTGGCGATTGGCGGCTCGCGTCGCGGCTGGCATGGCATCCGTGGATGGATCGCGTTGTTGCTGGCGGGTTTTGCCTCCGGTACTGCCGTGATGTGGCAGATCCGCCAGATGCGCTACGCCTGCGAGTTGCCGTGGGAGTGGATCCTTTCGTCTGCGTGTTTGCTTGGCGGCCTGGCGATTGCGGCGGTGCTGGCGCGGCGCATTGCGGCGCATCTTGCCGATCATCACGATCATTCCGAACCAGCGCAATGGTGGCGCTTCGGCGCGATGTTCGCGCTCACCTTCTACGACATCCTGATGGCGTTCGACGGGCGCTATCTCGATTTTCCGATGGGCTTGTTTGCGTTGCCGTGCGTCGCTTACGGCGTGTTCGGATTGCTGACACATGAAAAGTCCATGCCGTCGGCCGAGCAACGTTTTCTTGCGTGCGTGGGTCCTGCGCTCGCCATCGCGCCCATCGTGCAGGAAATGGGCATGAACAAGGTGACCTGGCTGTGGCTGGGCCTGAATCTTGCGATCGCCTTACCCGTGCTGGTGGCTTGGCGTTGGCATGCGGTCCGCCTGCGTGCGCACCAGCCGCAGACAGCCCACTAA
- a CDS encoding complex I NDUFA9 subunit family protein, whose amino-acid sequence MTTQRIVMLGATGFVGSYLVPRLAADGHHITLLSRNRELHRDMAVLPNVVIRSADVYDDGVLWRYCDGADTVINLIGILNHVGRHTFQRAHVEMTRRLVDACHATGVQRLHQMSSLKAGQGESQYLKTRGEAETLVQRSPLNWTIYQPSVIFGVDDGLITRFLGLLRKMPAFPLARANSRMAPTFVGDVAEAIARCVADDSRSSRRSFELYGPEVLTLGEIVAAIRDAAGLHTRIVPLPDSLGRLQARFAGMLPGKPFSLDNFLSLGTDSVGVSNGYAALGIAPQPFTPSLPYILHGARQRRLDMARQTFRHRGR is encoded by the coding sequence ATGACCACGCAACGCATCGTCATGCTCGGCGCTACCGGTTTTGTCGGAAGTTATCTGGTGCCCCGTCTCGCCGCCGACGGGCACCACATCACGCTGCTTTCGCGCAATCGCGAATTGCACCGCGACATGGCCGTGTTGCCGAATGTTGTTATTCGCAGCGCGGATGTTTACGACGATGGCGTGCTTTGGCGCTATTGCGACGGCGCCGACACCGTGATCAATCTTATCGGCATACTCAACCATGTCGGCCGCCATACGTTTCAGCGCGCGCATGTGGAGATGACTCGACGGCTTGTCGACGCCTGCCACGCCACCGGCGTGCAACGACTGCATCAAATGAGTTCGCTCAAAGCAGGACAAGGCGAATCCCAATACCTGAAAACACGCGGCGAGGCGGAAACGCTAGTCCAACGATCGCCGCTCAATTGGACGATTTATCAACCGAGCGTGATCTTTGGTGTCGATGACGGTCTGATTACGCGCTTCCTGGGATTGCTGCGAAAAATGCCGGCCTTTCCGCTCGCGCGCGCCAACTCGCGCATGGCGCCAACGTTTGTCGGCGACGTCGCCGAGGCGATCGCGCGCTGCGTGGCGGACGACAGCCGCTCCTCTCGCCGCAGCTTCGAGCTCTATGGCCCTGAAGTACTCACGCTCGGCGAGATCGTGGCGGCCATACGCGATGCCGCTGGATTGCATACGCGCATTGTCCCTTTGCCCGATAGCCTCGGCCGTCTGCAAGCGCGCTTTGCAGGCATGCTTCCAGGCAAGCCGTTCTCGCTGGACAACTTTCTTTCGCTGGGCACCGACTCCGTGGGCGTCAGTAACGGCTATGCAGCGCTGGGCATCGCGCCGCAGCCCTTTACGCCTTCGCTGCCTTACATCCTTCACGGCGCGCGGCAACGTCGCCTGGATATGGCGCGCCAGACCTTCCGCCATCGCGGTCGTTAG
- a CDS encoding endonuclease/exonuclease/phosphatase family protein, with translation MTRASAKHQRLRLLSCNILAGASVQRYRQYVTRSIKAVLPGRSKLDNLDRLAELLPQFDVIGLQEADAGSLRSGFLNQTRYLAETSGMPFWSHQPNRPVAQLSHTANGLICRLEPQAVIDYPLPSRIPGRGALLVRFGDDIDGLAVVIAHLSLSAQARAKQLGFIAEVLQDHPHAVLMGDLNTDAHSPEMRHLFAHSSLQPPVQPVPTFPSWKPRRALDHILVSSDIRVEKIWTLPQAFSDHLALAAEIQLPSASIKTHR, from the coding sequence ATGACTCGCGCCTCCGCCAAGCATCAACGGCTGCGCCTCCTCAGCTGTAACATTCTGGCCGGGGCCAGCGTGCAGCGTTATCGGCAATACGTCACGCGCAGCATCAAGGCGGTGCTGCCGGGACGCAGCAAGCTCGACAATCTCGATCGCCTGGCCGAACTACTGCCGCAATTCGACGTGATCGGCCTGCAAGAAGCCGATGCCGGAAGCCTGCGTTCGGGCTTTCTCAACCAGACGCGCTATCTGGCCGAAACGTCCGGCATGCCGTTCTGGAGTCATCAGCCCAATCGACCGGTCGCGCAGCTTTCGCACACCGCCAACGGCCTGATCTGCCGGCTGGAACCGCAGGCGGTGATCGACTATCCGCTGCCCAGCCGCATTCCCGGCCGGGGCGCGTTATTGGTGCGGTTCGGCGACGATATCGATGGGTTGGCCGTGGTGATCGCGCATCTGTCGCTGAGCGCGCAAGCGCGCGCCAAGCAATTGGGATTCATCGCCGAGGTGCTCCAGGATCATCCGCACGCGGTGCTGATGGGCGATTTGAATACCGACGCGCACAGCCCCGAGATGCGCCACCTTTTCGCGCATTCCAGCCTGCAACCGCCCGTGCAACCCGTACCGACATTTCCGAGCTGGAAACCGCGGCGTGCGCTCGATCACATCCTGGTGTCGTCGGACATCCGCGTCGAAAAAATCTGGACGTTGCCGCAGGCTTTCTCCGATCATCTTGCGCTGGCCGCCGAGATTCAGCTGCCTTCCGCTTCCATCAAGACGCACCGATGA
- a CDS encoding thiol:disulfide interchange protein DsbA/DsbL, which yields MLKRLSFLCAALIALAACSQNGSDTTASQPAPAQTSAPAAPASAAKPVAASTAAPATASTAAASASTAAAPAAAASAAAQKPSAPAEPFVDNGKWVEGKNYFLIEPQQPTGNPDKIVVTEAFSYACPACNAFHTTADQIASDLPSNAVMTYLPVSFRPDENFPLFQRAYFAAKAMGVAEKSHDAMFDAVWKSGELSSDDLSTGRPKPQSAWPTIDDVAKFYVKYGADPKQFVAVANSFSINTQMKRADDMVKAYAVDGTPTIIVNGKYRFTPSNAGGYPQTIELTKWLIAKEAAGK from the coding sequence ATGCTTAAGCGTTTGTCTTTTCTCTGTGCGGCGCTGATCGCGCTTGCCGCCTGCAGCCAGAACGGCTCCGACACCACGGCATCGCAGCCCGCACCGGCTCAGACATCCGCGCCCGCCGCACCGGCCTCGGCAGCGAAACCTGTGGCGGCGAGCACGGCGGCTCCGGCCACCGCATCGACGGCTGCGGCATCGGCCAGCACCGCCGCGGCGCCCGCCGCTGCCGCCAGCGCGGCTGCGCAAAAGCCGTCCGCGCCGGCCGAACCCTTCGTCGATAACGGCAAGTGGGTGGAAGGCAAGAACTACTTCCTGATCGAACCGCAGCAGCCGACCGGCAACCCGGACAAGATCGTGGTGACGGAAGCGTTCTCTTACGCCTGCCCTGCCTGCAACGCGTTCCACACCACCGCCGATCAGATCGCAAGCGACCTGCCCTCGAATGCGGTGATGACGTATCTGCCGGTGTCGTTCCGCCCGGATGAAAACTTCCCGCTGTTCCAGCGCGCCTATTTCGCCGCCAAGGCGATGGGCGTGGCCGAGAAGTCGCACGATGCGATGTTCGATGCGGTGTGGAAGTCCGGCGAACTGTCTTCCGACGATCTGTCGACCGGCCGTCCGAAGCCGCAGTCCGCATGGCCGACGATCGACGATGTGGCGAAGTTCTACGTCAAGTACGGCGCGGACCCCAAGCAGTTTGTCGCCGTGGCGAACTCTTTCAGCATCAACACGCAAATGAAGCGCGCCGACGATATGGTGAAAGCGTATGCCGTCGACGGCACGCCGACGATCATCGTCAATGGCAAATACCGTTTCACGCCAAGCAACGCGGGCGGATACCCGCAAACGATCGAGCTGACGAAATGGCTAATCGCCAAGGAAGCCGCCGGCAAGTAA
- a CDS encoding SAM-dependent methyltransferase has product MNRSKTSRLPEPPADELAHSERLLQHLRETIASHGPIPFSQYMERCLYAPGLGYYSAGKTKFGEAGDFVTAPELGSLFARCVIQVVQPVLGMLGDEADFLELGGGSGAFAEAALLAMAENGVLPHRYLILEPSADLRERQRERLAAALSSDVMARVVWIDRPPEASWRGVLFANEVIDALPTTRFVMRHGEVYEEYVALDGEARLLRVDRPADALVAGAVRHVERDLGREFEDGYRSEILPQLPYWMQAVAGSLEAGLMLFIDYGYVRREFYLPERQDGTLMAHYRHRAHSDPLFLPGLNDLTASVDFTALAEACNSAGFSVAGYLPQAQFLIAAGLQDVFERAYDAAPDDVARYNLAQQVKKLTLPDQMGERFQAMLLARGMPALPLPVELLEADQGDRL; this is encoded by the coding sequence ATGAATCGCTCCAAGACTTCTCGCTTACCCGAGCCGCCCGCCGACGAGCTGGCGCATTCCGAACGCTTGTTGCAACACTTGCGCGAAACCATCGCGTCGCACGGGCCTATACCGTTTTCGCAATACATGGAGCGCTGTCTCTACGCGCCCGGTCTGGGTTACTACAGCGCCGGCAAGACCAAATTCGGCGAAGCCGGCGATTTCGTCACGGCGCCGGAGCTCGGCTCGTTGTTTGCGCGTTGCGTGATTCAAGTGGTGCAGCCTGTGCTCGGCATGTTGGGCGACGAGGCGGATTTTCTCGAGCTTGGCGGCGGCAGCGGCGCATTCGCCGAAGCGGCTCTGTTGGCGATGGCCGAAAACGGCGTACTTCCGCATCGTTATTTGATTCTCGAACCCAGCGCCGATCTTCGCGAACGACAGCGCGAACGGCTTGCGGCGGCATTGTCGTCGGACGTGATGGCGCGTGTCGTGTGGATCGATCGCCCGCCGGAAGCGTCGTGGCGAGGCGTGCTCTTCGCCAACGAAGTGATCGATGCGCTGCCGACCACGCGCTTCGTGATGCGTCACGGCGAAGTCTACGAAGAGTACGTTGCGCTCGACGGCGAAGCGCGCCTGCTGCGCGTCGATCGCCCGGCCGACGCGCTAGTCGCTGGCGCCGTACGGCATGTCGAACGCGATCTAGGCAGGGAATTCGAGGACGGGTATCGCTCGGAAATTTTGCCTCAGTTGCCTTACTGGATGCAGGCCGTGGCAGGTTCGCTCGAAGCGGGCCTGATGCTCTTTATCGACTACGGTTATGTACGCCGCGAGTTCTATCTGCCCGAGCGCCAGGATGGCACGCTGATGGCGCATTACCGTCATCGCGCGCACAGCGATCCGTTGTTTTTGCCAGGCCTCAACGATCTCACCGCGTCGGTGGATTTCACCGCCCTGGCCGAGGCGTGCAACAGCGCGGGTTTTAGCGTGGCCGGCTATCTTCCGCAGGCGCAATTCCTGATCGCTGCCGGTTTGCAAGATGTTTTCGAGCGCGCCTATGACGCTGCGCCCGACGACGTCGCGCGTTACAACCTCGCGCAACAAGTGAAAAAACTCACCTTGCCGGATCAGATGGGCGAGCGTTTTCAAGCGATGCTGTTGGCGCGCGGCATGCCGGCGTTGCCGTTGCCTGTCGAGCTGCTCGAAGCCGATCAAGGCGATCGGCTTTGA
- a CDS encoding transglycosylase SLT domain-containing protein, with translation MASLAGSRLGRRLLTFIAGGMLATTAVAAQADDATLQAQRAAFKQAYASAAQGGDGWRALASGLQNYPLYPYLQAASLEHDLQQVDRPTVEAYLRQYPGLIPANDLHRDFLQELARRQDWTDFVAMYQPGLGDALTCDALQAQLAGGAKLDFDRDLAALWSEASLPSSCDPVMQAAHDQGLLTPARLWARIDAAVNAGKANTITDLMSWLPPDDAQTAQHLALALNDPAAAAQAAKQWPDTTRSRQAVTLALVRLARRQSDTADTAWQELQPRFAFTPEQRDRVLNALAIFHATDYDANALARLVNLPASAQTSISREWRVRAALAAKDWTAVVAAIEAMPPEQRQDDEWQYFRARALSELGRNDEAQTVYANVAEQSSYFGYLAADHQNVSYALCSTQLAANSQKQDEVLDIPGMRRAFELFAVDMLKQARREWNLALANADANTVQQAVILANKRGWYDRAVFAFNKGDALHYYTLRFPLAGQDGLVAQAQQAGIDPSWAYGILRQESAWMSDAQSGADARGLMQLVPGTGAEVARRNGLPWRGGDSLYDPATNIQLGTRYLAHMAQRYDGSPWLASAAYNAGAARVNQWLDARGSLPPDIFVATMPFKETREYVARVMYYSVIYDWRQHGAASPISTRMVAIGQPYRSDLPSTRKDLTCPAPPPVANAASAPAPAAATSVRAKPASHTTAKDKGH, from the coding sequence ATGGCCTCGCTTGCCGGATCGCGCCTCGGCCGCCGTTTGTTGACCTTCATCGCCGGCGGGATGCTGGCCACCACGGCTGTCGCCGCCCAGGCGGATGACGCGACGCTTCAAGCGCAACGCGCTGCGTTCAAACAAGCTTACGCGTCCGCTGCCCAAGGTGGCGACGGTTGGCGCGCGCTCGCGAGCGGCCTGCAGAACTATCCGCTCTATCCGTATTTGCAAGCGGCTTCGCTGGAGCACGATCTGCAGCAAGTGGATCGCCCGACGGTCGAAGCGTATCTGCGGCAGTATCCGGGCCTGATTCCGGCCAATGATCTGCACCGCGATTTCCTGCAGGAATTGGCGCGGCGGCAAGACTGGACCGATTTCGTCGCGATGTATCAACCGGGTCTCGGCGACGCGCTCACCTGCGACGCGCTGCAAGCTCAGCTGGCGGGTGGGGCGAAGTTGGATTTCGACCGCGATCTTGCCGCGTTGTGGTCGGAGGCCTCCCTGCCTTCCTCGTGCGACCCCGTGATGCAAGCCGCGCACGACCAGGGGTTGCTGACACCGGCACGTCTTTGGGCGCGCATCGATGCAGCTGTCAATGCGGGCAAGGCCAATACGATCACCGACCTGATGTCGTGGCTGCCGCCGGACGATGCGCAAACCGCGCAGCATCTCGCCCTTGCGCTCAACGATCCTGCCGCCGCCGCGCAGGCCGCCAAGCAATGGCCGGATACGACGCGTTCGCGCCAGGCCGTTACCTTGGCGCTCGTTCGCTTAGCGCGGCGCCAATCCGATACGGCCGACACCGCATGGCAGGAGCTCCAGCCGCGCTTCGCGTTCACGCCGGAACAGCGTGATCGCGTGTTGAACGCGTTGGCCATCTTCCATGCGACCGATTACGACGCCAACGCACTGGCACGACTCGTCAATCTGCCGGCATCCGCGCAGACATCGATCAGCCGCGAGTGGCGCGTGCGCGCGGCGCTAGCAGCAAAAGATTGGACGGCGGTGGTCGCCGCGATCGAAGCGATGCCGCCGGAACAACGCCAGGACGACGAGTGGCAATACTTCCGTGCACGCGCGCTCAGCGAGCTTGGACGTAACGACGAGGCGCAAACCGTTTACGCAAACGTCGCCGAGCAATCCAGCTATTTCGGATACCTGGCTGCCGATCACCAAAACGTTTCCTACGCATTGTGCAGCACGCAGCTCGCCGCCAACTCGCAAAAGCAAGATGAAGTGCTGGACATTCCCGGCATGCGGCGCGCGTTCGAACTGTTCGCAGTCGATATGCTCAAGCAAGCGCGTCGCGAGTGGAATCTCGCCTTGGCTAACGCCGATGCGAATACGGTGCAGCAAGCCGTGATCCTGGCGAACAAACGCGGCTGGTACGACCGCGCCGTGTTTGCGTTCAATAAAGGCGATGCATTGCACTATTACACGCTGCGCTTTCCGCTCGCCGGCCAGGATGGGCTGGTCGCGCAAGCACAACAAGCAGGCATCGATCCCTCGTGGGCATACGGCATTCTCCGCCAGGAAAGCGCCTGGATGAGCGATGCGCAATCCGGCGCCGACGCGCGCGGACTTATGCAATTGGTTCCCGGTACGGGCGCGGAAGTCGCGCGTCGCAATGGATTGCCGTGGCGCGGCGGCGATAGCCTGTACGATCCGGCCACCAATATCCAACTCGGCACGCGCTACCTGGCGCATATGGCGCAACGCTATGACGGTTCGCCATGGTTGGCCAGCGCCGCGTACAACGCAGGTGCAGCGCGCGTGAATCAGTGGCTCGACGCGCGCGGCTCGCTGCCGCCGGACATCTTCGTCGCCACCATGCCATTCAAGGAAACCCGCGAATACGTCGCGCGGGTCATGTACTACAGCGTGATCTACGATTGGCGCCAGCACGGCGCCGCTTCGCCGATCTCCACACGCATGGTCGCCATCGGCCAACCGTATCGGTCAGATTTGCCCAGCACGCGCAAAGATCTCACCTGTCCCGCGCCGCCGCCCGTCGCTAACGCCGCCTCGGCGCCAGCTCCCGCTGCGGCGACCTCCGTGCGGGCAAAGCCGGCAAGCCATACGACCGCCAAAGACAAGGGACACTGA
- a CDS encoding thiol:disulfide interchange protein DsbA/DsbL, producing the protein MFKISRYRIAAMLCGLLLTTACSAAGPDASAAAPFTDGDQYVTLPAPYQRVSASGKVEVVEVFSYGCIHCAEFSTYVDKLRKSLPAGVEFKFVPAPFNDAWVPFARGYYAAKKLGIVERTHDAFFDAKFKQQYPINSMDEIADFYARNGANRAEFLKIANSPEVDAQIKKDFALIQTWGVDSTPTIVVDGKYRSANIKSFAELVDLTKWLVQQELNAKH; encoded by the coding sequence ATGTTCAAGATTTCCCGCTACCGCATCGCCGCCATGCTCTGCGGCTTGTTGCTGACCACCGCCTGCAGCGCCGCGGGTCCGGATGCCTCCGCAGCCGCGCCTTTTACCGATGGCGATCAATACGTCACGCTTCCCGCGCCGTATCAGCGCGTCAGCGCCAGCGGCAAGGTCGAAGTGGTGGAAGTGTTTTCCTACGGCTGCATCCATTGCGCCGAGTTCTCCACGTACGTCGACAAGCTGCGCAAATCGCTGCCGGCCGGCGTGGAATTCAAATTCGTGCCGGCGCCGTTCAACGACGCATGGGTGCCGTTCGCACGCGGTTACTACGCCGCCAAGAAACTAGGCATCGTCGAACGGACGCACGACGCGTTCTTCGACGCTAAGTTCAAGCAGCAGTACCCGATCAATTCGATGGATGAGATCGCCGATTTCTATGCGAGGAACGGCGCGAACCGCGCCGAGTTCCTGAAGATCGCCAACTCACCGGAAGTCGACGCGCAGATCAAGAAGGACTTCGCATTGATCCAGACTTGGGGTGTCGATAGCACACCGACCATCGTGGTCGACGGCAAGTACCGCAGCGCCAATATCAAGAGCTTTGCCGAGCTGGTCGATCTCACCAAATGGCTGGTGCAGCAAGAACTGAACGCCAAGCACTAA
- a CDS encoding multifunctional CCA addition/repair protein: MRTYLVGGAVRDKLLGRTVVDHDHVVVGAHPEEMLALGYKPVGKDFPVFLHPETSEEYALARTERKTGHGYHGFAFQADSSVTLEQDLARRDLTINAIAQDEAGHLVDPYGGKRDIEQRVLRHVSPAFVEDPVRLLRVARFAARFAPLGFTVADETMALLQQMVRDGEVDHLVPERVWAETRKALSEAQPSAFLRVLREAGALAKLFPEIDALYGVPQRAEFHPEIDTGVHLEMVLDMAAKLAPGNDLIGFCALTHDLGKALTPKEELPRHVGHEHRGVEPLRALAARLKVPAEHAELAELVCREHLNAHRALELKPATILKLLATLDALRRPERLDIFLTACLADKRGRLGHEHDEYPQAAWLRHARDVAAAINSAPFLEQGLKGPAIGAAMEKARMEAIEIAKLELKF, from the coding sequence ATGCGTACTTATCTGGTTGGCGGCGCGGTCCGTGACAAATTGCTTGGACGCACAGTGGTCGACCACGACCACGTGGTCGTCGGCGCGCACCCGGAAGAGATGCTTGCGCTCGGCTACAAACCGGTCGGCAAAGATTTCCCGGTATTTCTGCATCCAGAAACCAGCGAGGAATACGCGCTCGCCCGCACAGAACGCAAGACCGGGCACGGCTATCACGGTTTCGCCTTTCAGGCCGATTCCAGCGTGACGTTGGAGCAAGATCTCGCGCGGCGCGACCTCACCATCAACGCCATTGCGCAGGATGAAGCCGGTCATCTCGTCGACCCCTACGGCGGCAAACGCGATATCGAACAGCGCGTGCTGCGACACGTTTCACCCGCTTTCGTGGAAGATCCTGTTCGCCTGCTACGCGTCGCACGTTTCGCTGCGCGTTTCGCACCGCTCGGTTTCACCGTCGCCGATGAAACCATGGCGTTGCTGCAGCAAATGGTGCGCGACGGCGAGGTCGATCATCTCGTTCCCGAACGCGTGTGGGCGGAAACGCGCAAGGCGCTCAGCGAAGCGCAGCCTTCGGCTTTTTTGCGCGTTCTGCGCGAGGCCGGTGCGCTGGCGAAGCTGTTTCCAGAAATCGATGCACTGTACGGCGTACCCCAACGCGCCGAGTTTCATCCGGAAATCGACACCGGCGTGCATCTGGAAATGGTGTTGGATATGGCCGCCAAGCTTGCGCCCGGCAATGATCTCATCGGCTTCTGCGCGCTCACCCACGATCTCGGCAAGGCGCTTACGCCCAAGGAAGAACTGCCGCGTCACGTCGGCCACGAACACCGTGGTGTGGAACCACTACGCGCGCTCGCCGCACGATTGAAGGTACCCGCAGAACACGCCGAGCTCGCAGAGCTTGTCTGTCGCGAGCATCTCAATGCGCATCGCGCGTTGGAATTGAAGCCGGCCACGATTTTGAAATTGTTGGCAACGCTGGATGCATTGCGCCGACCGGAGCGACTGGACATTTTTCTCACTGCGTGCCTTGCCGACAAGCGCGGACGGCTCGGTCATGAGCACGACGAATACCCCCAAGCAGCATGGTTGCGCCACGCACGCGATGTCGCCGCAGCAATCAACTCCGCTCCGTTTTTGGAGCAAGGACTAAAAGGGCCCGCCATTGGCGCCGCCATGGAAAAAGCACGGATGGAAGCGATCGAAATCGCAAAGCTGGAACTGAAATTCTAA
- the tatC gene encoding twin-arginine translocase subunit TatC: MAASDPDLNLQEGLFSHLLELRSRLIKAILALAVVLAALVPFANRLYAWLAAPLVSRLPQGAHLIATEVASPFITPLKLAFYAALFITMPVILYQLWAFVSPGLYKHEKRLARPLLVAALVLFYIGCAFAFFLVLPAAFRFLTAVTPQGVEMMTDITHYLDFVMLMFFAFGLCFEVPVAVVVLAAVGVVDLDKLRKGRRYAVVGAFAISAVVTPPDITSMIMLAIPMCFLYELGILAVRWLLKPATADAPSHS, from the coding sequence ATGGCAGCGTCTGATCCCGATTTGAATCTGCAGGAAGGTCTGTTCTCCCACCTGCTCGAACTGCGCTCGCGATTGATCAAGGCCATTCTGGCGTTGGCCGTGGTGTTGGCGGCGCTGGTGCCGTTTGCCAATCGTCTATATGCATGGCTGGCGGCGCCGCTCGTTTCCCGGTTGCCGCAAGGCGCGCATTTGATCGCCACCGAAGTGGCCAGTCCCTTTATTACACCGTTGAAGTTGGCGTTTTACGCGGCGCTGTTTATCACGATGCCTGTGATCCTGTATCAGCTGTGGGCGTTCGTGAGTCCGGGCTTGTACAAGCATGAAAAGCGTCTGGCGCGACCGTTGTTGGTGGCGGCACTGGTGCTGTTCTACATCGGCTGCGCGTTCGCTTTTTTTCTAGTGTTGCCCGCCGCGTTCCGTTTCCTGACGGCGGTGACGCCGCAGGGTGTTGAAATGATGACGGACATCACGCACTACCTCGATTTCGTGATGCTGATGTTCTTCGCCTTCGGCCTTTGTTTCGAGGTGCCAGTGGCGGTGGTGGTGCTTGCTGCGGTCGGCGTCGTCGATCTGGATAAATTGCGTAAGGGCAGACGCTACGCAGTTGTCGGTGCGTTCGCCATCTCTGCCGTGGTGACGCCGCCCGATATCACATCGATGATCATGCTGGCCATTCCGATGTGCTTTCTTTATGAGCTCGGCATCCTGGCGGTGCGTTGGTTGCTGAAGCCGGCGACGGCCGACGCGCCGTCGCATTCCTGA